In Alistipes ihumii AP11, a genomic segment contains:
- a CDS encoding phage integrase SAM-like domain and Arm DNA-binding domain-containing protein translates to MKINMQVICRKDRVTKDRRAPVFIRFTKNRKVRYISTGVAVRIDDWDFENQCIRSDSPEMQSIQFQIDSKVEDYRRRMRRLEALEVEVTLDNLLETNGRKFNCTVGEYLRQTIRRLKESGKYGSVSKHQSLLTRLSQFRSPNIRFEEIEFAYLQDFEFFLRKAGNTDNSIATKFSVFHADLQQGAGGRTLCAESQSVRKVQNRSALDGYS, encoded by the coding sequence ATGAAAATCAATATGCAAGTTATTTGCCGCAAAGATCGTGTCACGAAAGATCGCAGGGCTCCCGTCTTCATCCGTTTTACCAAAAATCGCAAGGTCCGTTATATCAGTACGGGAGTTGCAGTCCGTATTGATGATTGGGATTTTGAAAATCAGTGTATTAGGTCGGATTCGCCTGAAATGCAGTCCATCCAGTTTCAAATCGACAGCAAAGTAGAGGATTACCGTCGCAGGATGAGGCGTCTCGAAGCGTTGGAAGTAGAAGTTACGCTGGATAATCTGCTCGAAACGAACGGACGTAAATTCAATTGTACGGTAGGTGAATATCTTCGACAAACGATCCGACGGCTTAAGGAGTCAGGCAAATATGGTTCCGTCTCCAAACATCAGTCTCTGTTGACCAGATTGTCGCAGTTTCGTTCGCCGAATATCCGTTTTGAAGAGATCGAGTTCGCTTATTTGCAGGATTTCGAATTTTTCTTGCGTAAAGCAGGGAATACGGACAATAGCATTGCAACAAAATTCAGCGTGTTTCACGCCGATTTACAACAAGGCGCTGGCGGAAGAACTCTTTGCGCCGAAAGTCAATCCGTTCGTAAAGTTCAAAACAGGTCGGCTTTGGACGGCTACTCGTAA
- a CDS encoding NUDIX hydrolase encodes MENDKEERKWKVLRSEYLFRRPWLTVRRERIGLPGGSEIPEYYVLEYPDWVNTIARTCTGEFVFVRQYRRGLDRTCFELCAGVRDPQDATPEAAARRELLEETGFGGGQWSELMVVSANPSTQTNLTHCFVATDVERISEQHLESTEDLTVHLLTPEQVRDLLLGDRIKQALHAAPLWRYFAENRLL; translated from the coding sequence ATGGAAAACGACAAGGAAGAACGAAAATGGAAGGTGCTCCGAAGCGAGTACCTGTTCCGACGCCCATGGCTGACGGTGCGACGCGAGCGGATCGGCCTGCCCGGAGGAAGCGAGATTCCCGAATATTACGTGTTGGAATACCCCGATTGGGTCAATACGATCGCCCGCACATGCACGGGAGAATTCGTTTTCGTGCGTCAGTACCGGCGGGGGCTCGACCGGACTTGCTTCGAGCTGTGCGCCGGCGTGCGCGATCCTCAAGACGCGACGCCCGAGGCGGCGGCCCGCCGGGAACTGCTGGAGGAGACAGGATTCGGCGGAGGACAATGGAGCGAGCTGATGGTCGTGTCGGCCAATCCGTCGACGCAGACAAACCTGACGCACTGTTTCGTAGCGACGGACGTCGAGCGGATTTCGGAACAGCACCTCGAATCGACGGAGGACCTGACGGTTCATCTGCTGACGCCGGAACAGGTGCGCGACCTGCTGCTCGGCGACCGGATCAAGCAAGCGCTTCACGCCGCGCCCCTATGGCGCTACTTCGCCGAGAATCGCCTGCTGTAA